One window from the genome of Actinoplanes teichomyceticus ATCC 31121 encodes:
- a CDS encoding replication initiator: MTAPTLPTLAAPTTPRPGSRAARLAQPRAVDALKDLAIDHGVCIRPIALRRTDLTTGKTELVDLPCGATLETKCPPCAKKARRLRQVQIREGWHRADEPHPGPAPATPRQRELITARAHLEFDRAALELTPMEPADRAAELDRIVAAIDAVEQEIAAEGLRGSIAPGHNRNDEEGEEQPRRVRSTKRRQDVPDLPRQKVDPRTVGRTYVGPDGVEHRPSMWLTLTLDSYGPVHSIHQGRPCSCRRWHTADDPLLGTPVDPARYDYRRAAWDAAHFPRLLDRYWQNLRRAVGWNVQYTGCVEPQRRLAPHAHFAIRGTIPRTMLELVAKATYHQVWWPPADRLRYPIDRPPVWDAKAESWVDPDTSVPLPTWAQALDAIDDDPDAEPAHLVRFGPQVKAKGVDPGTRDAERTIGYITKYVTKSAADCHQITSDPQRDHLDRLWHELRVTPCSERCANWLLYGVQPKKAHGRLRPGHCKGRVHQKTTLGIGGRRVLVSRDWSGKTLADHRADAHAWVKAVLGVTDDPEAEEKPAVAWEMARYDDPDLPPLEHRLLRLISQRIQRGSELAAARRHADVSATHDVQVRRQL; the protein is encoded by the coding sequence GTGACCGCACCAACCCTGCCCACCCTGGCCGCGCCAACGACGCCTCGGCCGGGCTCCCGGGCCGCCCGCCTCGCTCAACCCCGCGCCGTCGACGCGCTCAAAGACCTCGCCATCGACCACGGCGTCTGCATCCGCCCCATCGCCCTACGCCGCACCGACCTGACCACCGGCAAAACCGAACTCGTCGACCTACCCTGCGGCGCCACCCTGGAAACCAAGTGCCCGCCCTGCGCCAAGAAGGCCCGCCGCCTGCGGCAGGTACAGATCCGCGAAGGCTGGCACCGCGCCGACGAACCGCACCCCGGCCCGGCGCCGGCCACCCCGCGACAGCGGGAGCTGATCACCGCGCGGGCGCACCTCGAATTCGACCGGGCCGCCCTTGAACTGACCCCGATGGAGCCGGCCGACCGGGCGGCGGAGTTGGACCGGATCGTCGCCGCGATCGACGCCGTGGAACAGGAGATCGCCGCAGAAGGCCTGCGCGGCAGCATCGCCCCCGGCCACAACCGCAACGACGAGGAAGGAGAGGAACAGCCGCGGCGGGTCCGGTCGACCAAGCGGCGTCAGGACGTGCCCGACCTGCCCCGCCAGAAGGTCGACCCCCGCACCGTGGGCCGAACCTACGTCGGCCCGGACGGCGTCGAGCACCGACCCTCGATGTGGCTCACGCTCACCCTGGACAGCTACGGCCCGGTCCACTCCATCCACCAGGGCCGCCCCTGCTCGTGCCGACGCTGGCACACCGCCGATGACCCGCTACTCGGCACACCGGTCGACCCGGCCCGGTACGACTACCGCCGAGCCGCCTGGGACGCCGCCCACTTCCCCCGGCTGCTCGACCGGTACTGGCAAAACCTGCGCCGCGCGGTCGGCTGGAACGTCCAGTACACAGGCTGTGTCGAGCCGCAACGCCGCCTTGCCCCGCACGCACACTTCGCCATCCGCGGCACCATCCCCCGCACGATGCTGGAGCTGGTCGCCAAGGCCACCTACCACCAGGTGTGGTGGCCACCCGCCGACCGGCTGCGGTATCCGATCGACCGGCCTCCGGTGTGGGATGCCAAGGCGGAGAGCTGGGTGGACCCGGACACCAGCGTGCCGCTGCCGACCTGGGCTCAGGCCCTGGACGCGATCGATGACGACCCGGACGCCGAGCCGGCGCACCTGGTCCGGTTCGGTCCGCAGGTCAAAGCGAAGGGTGTCGACCCCGGCACCCGCGACGCCGAACGCACCATCGGCTACATCACCAAGTACGTCACCAAATCTGCCGCCGACTGCCACCAGATCACCAGCGACCCCCAACGCGACCACCTCGACCGCCTCTGGCACGAACTGCGGGTGACCCCGTGCTCCGAGCGGTGCGCGAACTGGCTGCTCTATGGCGTTCAGCCCAAGAAGGCACACGGCCGGCTGCGGCCGGGCCACTGCAAGGGCCGCGTCCACCAGAAGACGACCTTGGGCATCGGCGGCCGGCGCGTCCTGGTCTCCCGCGACTGGTCCGGCAAGACCCTCGCCGACCACCGCGCCGACGCCCATGCCTGGGTGAAGGCCGTCCTCGGCGTCACCGACGACCCGGAAGCAGAGGAGAAGCCGGCGGTCGCCTGGGAGATGGCCAGATACGACGACCCCGACCTACCACCCCTTGAGCACCGGCTCCTGCGGTTGATCAGCCAGCGCATTCAACGCGGCTCCGAACTCGCCGCCGCGCGAAGACACGCAGATGTTTCGGCAACCCATGACGTCCAGGTGAGGAGGCAACTTTGA
- a CDS encoding GntR family transcriptional regulator, whose amino-acid sequence MAINVPPPKYAVVVNAVQQRIEDGTYAPGAAIPSETQLMAEFDTSRPTVVRALGILQQDGWIESQQGKGRYVKGRPSPSAQQSADRALELLDQGEDADVTLLRVGAVMAPNRAAAALDLESDTPVILRRRLISADVGPVELSAVYVPVELSAGTDIGRKAPLADGVLRHLAERKKLTFDHATERISARLPTAEEAELLQITEQDAVLTLLVTVFDRSATPQFAVDAVIPANRHEIEGSFPLR is encoded by the coding sequence ATGGCCATCAACGTGCCGCCGCCGAAGTATGCGGTCGTCGTCAACGCTGTGCAGCAGCGCATCGAGGACGGGACCTATGCGCCCGGGGCCGCGATCCCGAGTGAGACGCAGTTGATGGCGGAGTTCGACACGTCGCGTCCGACGGTGGTGCGGGCGTTGGGGATCTTGCAGCAGGACGGGTGGATCGAGTCGCAGCAGGGCAAGGGCCGCTACGTCAAAGGCCGGCCCTCGCCCAGCGCGCAGCAGTCCGCCGATCGGGCGTTGGAATTGCTCGACCAGGGCGAGGATGCCGATGTCACGCTGCTGCGGGTGGGTGCCGTGATGGCGCCGAACCGTGCGGCGGCTGCGCTGGATCTGGAGTCGGACACCCCGGTCATCCTGCGCCGGCGCCTGATCAGTGCGGACGTGGGTCCGGTCGAGTTGAGTGCGGTGTATGTGCCGGTGGAGTTGTCGGCCGGGACCGACATCGGCCGGAAGGCGCCCCTTGCCGATGGTGTGCTGCGGCATCTGGCCGAGCGTAAGAAGTTGACGTTCGATCACGCGACCGAGCGGATCTCGGCGCGGCTGCCGACGGCCGAGGAAGCGGAGCTGCTGCAGATCACTGAGCAGGATGCGGTGCTGACGCTGCTGGTCACGGTGTTCGACCGGTCCGCGACGCCGCAGTTCGCGGTGGACGCGGTGATCCCGGCGAACCGGCATGAGATCGAGGGTTCGTTCCCGCTTCGCTGA
- a CDS encoding helix-turn-helix transcriptional regulator, whose translation MADDDLMTVLEVLDVLKGVSRRTFYRWRELGIAPACIRLPNGELRIVRRDLRDWLEQHREAA comes from the coding sequence ATGGCGGACGACGATCTCATGACGGTTCTTGAGGTGCTCGACGTCCTGAAGGGCGTGTCGCGGCGAACGTTCTACCGCTGGCGTGAACTCGGCATCGCTCCGGCCTGCATCCGCCTGCCCAACGGCGAACTCCGGATCGTTCGCAGGGATCTCCGCGACTGGCTTGAGCAGCATCGGGAGGCGGCGTGA
- a CDS encoding YbaB/EbfC family nucleoid-associated protein, which produces MDGIDAAEDWLDSWARQSNAQAERSVELSRRVAALTGSAEGHHGAIRVVVGSAGQLTRLELDDRVHELSGPRLAQEIMAVTRSAQANLSRSVAEEVRATIGADTDTGRAVIHSFENRFAADRREAGR; this is translated from the coding sequence GTGGATGGCATCGATGCCGCCGAGGACTGGCTGGACTCCTGGGCGAGGCAGTCGAATGCGCAAGCCGAGCGCAGCGTCGAATTGTCGCGGCGGGTAGCAGCATTGACCGGCTCGGCCGAGGGCCACCACGGCGCGATCCGGGTCGTCGTCGGGTCAGCCGGCCAGTTGACGCGGCTGGAACTCGATGACCGGGTACATGAGCTGTCCGGGCCTCGGCTGGCCCAGGAGATCATGGCGGTGACGCGGAGCGCTCAAGCAAACCTTTCCCGCTCGGTGGCCGAGGAGGTCAGGGCGACGATCGGCGCGGACACCGACACCGGTCGAGCGGTGATCCATTCGTTCGAGAACCGGTTCGCCGCGGACCGGCGCGAGGCCGGCCGGTGA
- a CDS encoding eCIS core domain-containing protein, whose amino-acid sequence MTQNPLIAQAAGSTTWYTGLGLAENAAQISIGIQNGSWVDSALGGIGGTLDLLGTVLDPLSSLAAWGVGWLMEQVRPLREALDWLAGRPEEIAAHAATWRNVAAATTATLQRYADAVRDQTAGWSGASGDAYRHHAAQQLDALGGIAKATEGISSAAEGAGLLVGLVRGIVRDLIAQFVATLAARLPQWLAEEGLTLGLATPMVISQVSALVATWVNRIQGFIRALLNSLRRLNGKLTELTRILDELKSRLGKLSRSDLAAAPAPPEANFFSKSPARSNRDVLDNGPGTPMTIENVNDVAGRMNINLDNVDVVIVSDPEEIRYLDHMDAGAYTPSELHGTQIRLGPASFADAETLAATIAHEHTHVLQQQAGDHLTRPLRELEDEAYDSEIPALDRYRSRP is encoded by the coding sequence GTGACTCAGAACCCCCTGATCGCCCAGGCGGCCGGCTCGACCACCTGGTACACCGGGCTCGGCCTCGCCGAGAACGCCGCGCAGATCAGCATCGGCATCCAGAACGGCAGCTGGGTCGACAGCGCGCTGGGCGGCATCGGCGGCACCTTGGACCTGCTCGGAACGGTGCTCGACCCGCTCAGCTCACTGGCCGCCTGGGGCGTCGGCTGGCTGATGGAACAGGTACGCCCGCTGCGCGAAGCCCTGGACTGGCTGGCCGGCCGCCCCGAGGAGATTGCCGCGCACGCCGCCACGTGGCGTAACGTCGCCGCGGCCACGACCGCCACCCTTCAGCGATACGCCGATGCCGTCCGCGACCAGACGGCCGGATGGTCCGGCGCCTCCGGCGACGCCTACCGGCATCACGCGGCGCAACAGCTCGACGCCCTCGGCGGCATCGCGAAGGCGACCGAGGGGATCTCGTCCGCCGCGGAAGGCGCCGGCCTGCTCGTCGGCCTGGTCCGCGGCATCGTCCGCGATCTGATCGCCCAGTTCGTGGCCACTCTCGCCGCCCGCCTGCCGCAATGGCTGGCCGAAGAAGGCTTGACCCTCGGCCTCGCCACGCCGATGGTCATCAGCCAGGTAAGCGCCCTGGTCGCCACCTGGGTCAACCGGATCCAAGGTTTCATCCGCGCACTACTGAACAGCCTGCGCCGGCTCAACGGCAAACTCACCGAACTGACCCGCATACTCGACGAGCTCAAGAGCAGACTGGGCAAGCTCAGCCGCTCCGACCTGGCAGCGGCGCCGGCACCACCGGAGGCCAATTTCTTCAGCAAGAGCCCGGCGCGCAGTAATCGGGATGTACTCGACAACGGCCCCGGTACGCCGATGACCATCGAGAACGTCAACGATGTCGCAGGCCGGATGAATATCAACCTCGACAATGTCGACGTCGTGATCGTCAGCGATCCGGAAGAGATCCGCTACCTCGATCACATGGACGCCGGCGCCTACACGCCCTCGGAACTCCACGGAACACAGATCAGACTAGGCCCTGCCAGCTTCGCGGACGCGGAGACGCTGGCGGCTACCATCGCCCACGAGCACACCCACGTCCTGCAACAGCAGGCGGGTGACCACTTGACACGACCGCTGCGCGAGCTAGAAGACGAGGCGTACGACAGCGAGATCCCCGCCTTGGACCGGTATAGGAGCAGGCCATGA
- a CDS encoding calcium-binding protein: MGVFQVRAAAIGFSVLLAGAGLTATGAPAYAATTGKAAVTAAGKVKFVAGSKRTNSLRVTYAKGRLTLDDRVTITPGKGCSRVKRDSTRVTCKIGSRPATPALVAYLGDGNDRITVDAAVAVEARGGVGNDTLIGSASRADRLHGEAGNDTISGRGGADTLAGGPGADVLSGGDARDVLDGGTGNDRLTGDNGDDALTGGDAHDRLDGGSGHDTLSGGDGNDRLDGGSGDDKLRGGAGNDTLDGNTGSDVVAGDAGNDVVDGGPLHDDLFGGAGTDTLDYSDRTGDVELQLDGSRTRWTDGETGKESDRLAADFEIVLTGPGNDHIIGGRSVTLVRSGAGDDEVTCDISCTTYAGAGNDRVFNSGAGVTTWGGPGNDRIYGTGGDDTLYGEDGNDILYGHQGVDRLYGAAGDDTLYGWDGDDLLDGGEGDNTLVRS, encoded by the coding sequence GTGGGCGTTTTTCAGGTACGCGCGGCGGCGATCGGCTTCTCGGTGCTGCTGGCCGGGGCCGGCCTCACCGCGACCGGGGCCCCGGCGTACGCGGCCACCACCGGGAAGGCCGCGGTGACCGCCGCCGGGAAGGTGAAGTTCGTCGCCGGCTCCAAGCGGACCAACAGCCTGCGCGTCACCTACGCCAAGGGCCGGCTGACGCTCGACGACCGCGTCACGATCACTCCAGGTAAGGGGTGCAGCCGGGTCAAGCGGGACAGCACCCGGGTGACCTGCAAGATCGGTTCTCGGCCGGCCACTCCCGCCCTGGTCGCGTACCTGGGTGACGGCAACGACCGGATCACCGTGGACGCGGCGGTCGCCGTGGAGGCCCGCGGCGGCGTCGGCAACGACACCCTGATCGGTTCGGCCAGCAGGGCCGACCGCCTGCACGGCGAGGCCGGCAACGACACGATCAGCGGCCGGGGCGGCGCCGACACCCTCGCCGGCGGGCCCGGGGCGGACGTCCTCTCCGGCGGCGACGCCAGGGACGTCCTCGACGGCGGCACCGGCAACGACCGGCTCACCGGCGACAACGGCGACGACGCCCTGACCGGGGGCGACGCCCACGACCGTCTCGACGGCGGCAGCGGCCACGACACCCTCTCCGGCGGCGACGGCAACGACCGTCTCGACGGTGGCAGCGGTGACGACAAACTCCGTGGCGGGGCCGGCAACGACACCCTCGACGGCAACACCGGCAGCGACGTGGTCGCCGGCGACGCGGGCAACGACGTCGTCGACGGCGGTCCGCTGCACGACGACCTGTTCGGTGGCGCGGGCACCGACACGCTCGACTACAGCGACCGCACCGGTGACGTGGAGCTCCAACTGGACGGCTCCCGGACCCGCTGGACCGACGGCGAGACGGGTAAGGAGAGCGACCGGCTCGCCGCCGACTTCGAGATCGTCCTGACCGGCCCCGGCAACGATCACATCATCGGCGGCAGGTCCGTGACGCTGGTCCGCAGCGGCGCCGGGGACGACGAGGTCACCTGCGACATCTCCTGCACCACGTACGCCGGAGCCGGCAACGACCGGGTCTTCAACAGCGGTGCCGGCGTCACCACGTGGGGCGGCCCCGGCAACGACAGGATCTACGGTACGGGCGGCGACGACACCCTGTACGGCGAGGACGGCAACGACATCCTGTACGGCCACCAGGGAGTGGACCGGCTCTACGGAGCGGCCGGCGACGACACCCTCTACGGCTGGGACGGCGACGACCTGCTGGACGGCGGCGAGGGCGACAACACGCTCGTCCGTTCCTGA
- a CDS encoding FtsK/SpoIIIE domain-containing protein, which translates to MPLINIIRGETIPVAPLNVRTPFVKLPIWLVVVWETIKGLAWLVTTYVRHWYATLPATGLTWLYLEHGWQAPVALAGGLAVVATGWAFADRPSWLRFGWWPVLARVRRLVYRRRWMAAMVTAKLSVSYDKRTIIPQIQRVRCRAGCDEVTVRMVTGQIPDDFARASERLAHTFGVRQVKAMPGPTYATVVLVLMRGDTLHQTIDPLPVPYLPDFTALPIGVREDGDLYRLRLFGTQVLIVGATGSGKGSVIWSIVRALAGGVGAGVVELWGLDPKGGMELGIGRPLFARFASRDFAEMAAMLEQAAATAQERAARLAGRTRQHEPTPDEPLIVLLIDELANLTAYLTERQLKDRIKAALGIVLTQGRAVGVHVVAAIQDPRKEVLPARGLFPTRIGLRLSEPAEVDMVLGDGMRDRGALCDRIPQTQPGVGYVVLEGDPTPMRVRLSFCDDTTVRDMADAYGAAA; encoded by the coding sequence GTGCCGCTGATCAACATCATCCGAGGCGAGACCATCCCGGTCGCCCCGCTCAACGTCCGCACCCCGTTCGTCAAGCTGCCGATCTGGCTGGTCGTCGTCTGGGAAACGATCAAGGGCCTGGCCTGGCTGGTCACCACCTACGTGCGGCACTGGTACGCCACCCTCCCGGCCACCGGCCTGACCTGGCTCTACCTGGAGCACGGCTGGCAAGCTCCGGTGGCGCTGGCCGGTGGGCTCGCGGTCGTGGCGACCGGCTGGGCGTTCGCGGATCGCCCCAGCTGGTTGCGGTTCGGCTGGTGGCCGGTTCTGGCCCGGGTCCGGCGGCTGGTGTACCGGCGGCGGTGGATGGCCGCGATGGTCACCGCGAAGCTGTCGGTCTCGTACGACAAGCGCACGATCATCCCGCAGATCCAGCGGGTGCGGTGTCGGGCCGGCTGCGATGAGGTCACGGTGCGGATGGTGACCGGGCAGATCCCGGACGACTTCGCTCGTGCGTCGGAGCGGCTGGCGCACACGTTCGGGGTCCGGCAGGTCAAGGCCATGCCCGGCCCGACGTACGCGACCGTGGTCCTGGTCCTGATGCGCGGCGACACCCTCCACCAGACCATCGACCCGCTACCCGTCCCGTACCTGCCTGACTTCACCGCCTTGCCCATCGGAGTCCGCGAAGACGGCGACCTGTACCGGTTGCGGCTGTTCGGGACCCAGGTACTCATCGTGGGGGCGACTGGCTCCGGCAAGGGATCTGTCATCTGGTCCATCGTCCGAGCGCTGGCCGGCGGTGTCGGCGCTGGTGTGGTCGAGCTGTGGGGGCTGGACCCCAAGGGCGGGATGGAACTCGGGATCGGGCGGCCGTTGTTCGCTCGGTTCGCGTCCCGGGACTTCGCCGAGATGGCCGCGATGCTGGAACAGGCGGCAGCCACCGCGCAGGAACGCGCCGCCCGGCTGGCGGGCAGGACCCGTCAGCACGAGCCGACACCGGATGAGCCGCTGATTGTCCTGCTCATTGATGAGTTGGCGAACCTGACCGCCTACCTGACCGAACGGCAGCTCAAGGACCGCATCAAGGCCGCGCTCGGCATCGTGCTCACGCAGGGTCGGGCGGTCGGGGTGCACGTGGTCGCGGCGATCCAGGACCCCCGCAAGGAAGTCCTCCCGGCGCGGGGGTTGTTCCCGACGCGGATCGGGCTGCGGCTGTCCGAACCGGCCGAGGTCGACATGGTGCTCGGCGACGGGATGCGCGACCGCGGAGCGCTCTGCGACCGGATTCCCCAGACACAGCCCGGCGTCGGCTACGTCGTGCTGGAAGGCGACCCGACCCCGATGCGAGTGCGGCTGAGCTTCTGCGACGACACCACCGTCCGCGACATGGCCGACGCCTATGGAGCCGCCGCGTGA
- a CDS encoding tyrosine-type recombinase/integrase translates to MRWLLAGKPESKTFATRALADSYRSDLMQAVNRGEAFDTDSGLPESMMPTVTGVSWLAFVRRYLDMKWPGAAAKSRESLTDALATVTPALTADLPGRPNSDLLRRALRGYELVPATRTTPRPDDVAKALQWLERASLPLADLAQASVIRPALNALTVRLDGRSAAATTSRRKRAVFYNVLQYAVELQLLDFNPVDKLRVSSNRSKVSVQVDRRVVVNPAQARELLTAVTYVGSRGKNGRRGERLRAFFACMYFAGLRPGEATDLRRSNCKLPATGWGSLIVERSRPAAGKRYTDSGEVHDDRGLKHRGQTEAREVPIPPELVAILREHLERFGTDESGRLFRSTRGGVVSASSYARVWDAARTVAFPPERVRTPLAGRPYDLRHAGVSLWLNAGVPATDVADRAGHSVDVLLKVYAKCLDGDRERFNARIEAALDA, encoded by the coding sequence GTGCGCTGGCTGCTGGCAGGGAAGCCGGAATCGAAGACGTTCGCCACCCGCGCTCTGGCTGACAGCTACCGGTCCGACCTGATGCAGGCGGTCAACCGCGGCGAAGCGTTCGACACCGATTCCGGTCTGCCGGAGTCGATGATGCCGACCGTGACGGGAGTCAGCTGGCTTGCCTTCGTCCGGCGCTACCTCGACATGAAGTGGCCGGGCGCCGCCGCGAAGTCACGGGAGAGTCTGACCGATGCGCTGGCCACGGTCACGCCCGCGTTGACGGCGGATCTTCCCGGCCGGCCGAACTCCGATCTCCTGCGTCGTGCTCTCCGCGGCTACGAACTTGTTCCGGCAACGAGGACGACGCCTCGCCCGGATGACGTCGCCAAGGCCCTGCAATGGCTGGAACGGGCTTCGCTGCCGCTGGCGGATCTGGCTCAGGCGTCGGTCATCCGCCCGGCGCTCAACGCCCTGACGGTGCGGCTCGATGGCCGGAGCGCTGCGGCCACCACCAGCCGGCGCAAGCGCGCGGTCTTCTACAACGTCCTTCAGTACGCGGTCGAGTTGCAGCTCCTCGACTTCAACCCGGTGGACAAGCTGCGGGTCAGCTCCAACCGGAGCAAGGTCTCGGTCCAGGTCGACCGGCGTGTGGTCGTCAATCCGGCACAGGCTCGGGAGCTGCTGACGGCCGTGACCTACGTGGGTTCGCGCGGCAAGAACGGGCGGCGTGGGGAGCGGCTACGCGCCTTCTTCGCCTGCATGTACTTCGCGGGACTACGGCCGGGCGAGGCGACCGACCTTCGCCGGAGCAACTGCAAGCTTCCGGCAACCGGGTGGGGCTCCCTGATCGTGGAACGCTCGCGGCCGGCGGCGGGGAAGCGCTACACCGACAGCGGCGAGGTCCACGACGATCGGGGGCTCAAGCATCGGGGCCAGACGGAGGCGCGGGAGGTGCCCATCCCACCCGAGTTGGTGGCGATCCTGCGGGAGCACCTGGAGCGCTTCGGCACCGACGAGAGCGGCCGGCTGTTCCGGAGTACGCGCGGCGGGGTGGTCTCGGCTTCGTCGTACGCCCGGGTGTGGGATGCCGCTCGTACGGTCGCGTTCCCCCCGGAGCGGGTCCGTACGCCGCTGGCGGGCCGCCCGTACGATCTGCGGCACGCCGGGGTGTCGCTGTGGTTGAACGCCGGGGTCCCGGCCACCGACGTGGCTGACCGTGCCGGGCACTCCGTCGACGTCTTGCTCAAGGTCTACGCCAAGTGCCTCGACGGTGATCGGGAGCGGTTCAACGCCCGGATCGAGGCTGCACTGGATGCCTGA
- a CDS encoding type VII secretion target: MSAQLRFPAEAVLQHAGLVEKASDEVAQIRAAVGEISVSSDAYGQLCQFLPALLTPLFGSAVSVLNDATEALGETALNLRTAASRTTATDTASAQNLHQAAGPSFDPPL, from the coding sequence GTGAGTGCGCAGTTGAGGTTCCCGGCCGAGGCGGTCCTGCAGCACGCCGGTCTGGTCGAAAAAGCATCCGACGAGGTGGCGCAGATCCGGGCAGCAGTCGGCGAGATCAGCGTGAGCAGCGACGCGTACGGGCAGCTCTGCCAATTCCTACCGGCTCTGCTGACGCCGTTGTTCGGCAGCGCCGTGAGTGTCTTGAACGATGCGACAGAGGCGCTCGGCGAGACGGCGCTGAATCTTCGTACGGCAGCCTCCCGCACAACGGCGACCGACACCGCCAGCGCTCAGAATCTGCACCAAGCTGCCGGCCCGAGCTTCGATCCGCCGCTGTGA
- a CDS encoding DUF5919 domain-containing protein: protein MPEHLWETDAMLDALAARDIAQMFRLIQRETRVSQSHLGVAIGLSQAQVSEIIGGTRRVSSIDVLTRISTGLCMPAEARVVLLLGDRSHGIAPTTTPSGDVIATQPPPYAQALAEEAMTERYSDVEAVYPSRSEFTSKMPPHALFDCATDIRAAGLSLNLICQQYADSQLAQLVENGARLRLLFLDPAGAAIRQRETEEDMTAGHLGALTTLNLQGVLRVRDRLPADIRDRIEVATYDQTIRVNITLINDSLCIAQQYLPHARGVESPTMVIRKRWPAAGLYHVFERTFDELWSGGQPR, encoded by the coding sequence GTGCCGGAGCACCTGTGGGAAACCGATGCGATGCTCGACGCCCTGGCAGCCCGCGACATCGCCCAGATGTTCCGCCTGATCCAGCGGGAGACGCGCGTCAGCCAGAGCCATCTGGGCGTAGCGATCGGCCTCAGCCAGGCCCAGGTCAGCGAAATCATCGGGGGAACCCGCAGGGTCAGCAGCATCGACGTCCTGACCCGCATCTCCACCGGCCTGTGCATGCCCGCCGAGGCCCGCGTCGTGCTGCTGCTCGGCGACCGCAGCCACGGCATCGCACCCACCACGACCCCATCCGGCGACGTGATAGCCACCCAGCCGCCGCCGTATGCCCAGGCGCTCGCCGAGGAAGCCATGACCGAGCGGTACTCCGACGTCGAGGCGGTCTACCCCAGCCGGTCGGAGTTCACCTCCAAGATGCCGCCACATGCCCTGTTCGACTGCGCCACCGATATCCGAGCCGCCGGCCTGTCTCTCAACCTGATCTGCCAGCAGTACGCCGACAGCCAACTCGCCCAGCTCGTGGAGAACGGCGCCCGCCTCCGCCTGCTCTTCCTCGACCCCGCCGGCGCCGCGATCCGACAACGCGAGACCGAGGAAGACATGACCGCCGGCCACCTCGGCGCCCTCACCACCCTCAACCTGCAAGGGGTGCTCCGGGTGCGTGACCGGCTCCCCGCCGACATCCGGGACCGCATCGAGGTAGCCACCTACGACCAGACGATCCGTGTCAACATCACCCTGATCAACGACTCGCTCTGCATCGCGCAGCAATACCTACCCCACGCACGAGGCGTCGAGTCCCCAACGATGGTGATCCGGAAGCGGTGGCCGGCCGCAGGGCTGTACCACGTGTTCGAGCGCACCTTCGACGAGCTTTGGAGCGGTGGCCAACCCCGATGA
- a CDS encoding DivIVA domain-containing protein, whose translation MSGAQRSGGRAYPARGRGRLTPEAVRAIRFRRSSGLHRGLSAEDVRHFLEQVSADMASLYDELAAVYSENHRIKAALRDWQSKHSAPPPSAYEWHSR comes from the coding sequence ATGAGCGGCGCGCAGCGGTCGGGCGGCCGTGCGTATCCGGCGCGGGGTCGTGGGCGTCTGACGCCGGAGGCGGTGCGGGCGATCCGCTTCCGGCGGTCGAGCGGTCTTCACCGCGGTCTGAGTGCGGAGGATGTCCGGCACTTCCTTGAGCAGGTCTCGGCCGACATGGCTTCCCTCTACGACGAACTGGCCGCGGTGTACTCGGAAAACCACCGCATAAAGGCGGCCCTGCGGGACTGGCAGAGCAAGCACAGCGCCCCGCCGCCGTCCGCCTACGAATGGCACAGCCGATGA